In one window of Camelina sativa cultivar DH55 chromosome 15, Cs, whole genome shotgun sequence DNA:
- the LOC104746421 gene encoding geranylgeranyl pyrophosphate synthase 10, mitochondrial-like isoform X1 has product MDTREALVYTLISFFFSLQLLFWRFRPRYTEVTSTLRLNRHLNIRGARLTSPKSYKFEFMSYMANKAKSVNKALEEAVPFREPVLKIHEAMRYTLLSDGKRVRPMLCLAACELVGGHESTAMAAACGVEMLHASSLILDDLPCMDDDSLRRGKPTNHIVFGEGIAILASDALIALAVQKAATSTLMDVPPERVLRAVQEMVKAVGTEGLVAGQAADLAGEGMSFDNNEVGLEHLEFIHIHKTAALLEAAAVTGAIMGGGSDEEIEKLRSYARCIGLMFQVVDDVLDVTKSSEELGKTAGKDLIAGKLTYPRLMGMEKSREYAERLNREAREHLQGFDLDKVAPLLSLADYILNRQN; this is encoded by the coding sequence ATGGATACTCGAGAAGCTCTTGTTTACActctcatctccttcttcttctctctccaaCTCTTGTTCTGGAGATTCCGGCCACGTTACACTGAAGTTACGTCTACGTTGAGGCTGAACCGCCACCTTAACATCCGCGGCGCCCGTCTGACTTCTCCCAAGAGCTATAAGTTTGAGTTCATGTCTTATATGGCCAATAAGGCTAAGTCCGTCAATAAAGCACTAGAAGAGGCCGTTCCTTTCCGCGAGCCAGTACTCAAGATCCATGAGGCTATGAGGTATACGCTTCTCTCGGATGGCAAACGTGTAAGACCAATGCTTTGCTTAGCTGCATGCGAGCTCGTGGGTGGACATGAGTCAACCGCAATGGCCGCTGCATGTGGGGTTGAGATGCTCCACGCATCGTCTCTCATCCTAGACGACCTCCCTTGCATGGACGACGACAGCCTCCGCCGTGGGAAACCCACTAACCATATAGTCTTTGGAGAAGGTATAGCCATATTAGCTTCTGATGCGCTCATAGCTTTGGCTGTCCAAAAGGCCGCGACATCAACCTTAATGGACGTACCTCCAGAGAGGGTTCTCAGGGCCGTTCAGGAGATGGTGAAAGCAGTGGGGACGGAGGGGCTTGTTGCAGGTCAAGCGGCGGATTTGGCTGGAGAAGGTATGAGCTTTGATAATAACGAAGTGGGATTAGAGCATCTTGAGtttatacatattcataaaACGGCAGCGTTGCTTGAAGCGGCAGCTGTCACGGGAGCTATAATGGGAGGTGGGTCGGATGAAGAAATAGAGAAGCTTAGGAGTTACGCAAGATGCATTGGGTTGATGTTTCAGGTGGTGGATGATGTGCTTGATGTGACCAAGTCATCGGAGGAGTTGGGAAAGACTGCAGGTAAAGATTTGATCGCCGGAAAGCTAACGTACCCAAGACTGATGGGAATGGAAAAATCGAGGGAATATGCAGAGAGATTGAACAGAGAAGCTCGGGAACATCTTCAAGGGTTTGATTTAGACAAGGTGGCTCCTTTGTTGTCTCTCGCTGATTACATTCTCAACAGACAAAACTGA
- the LOC104746421 gene encoding geranylgeranyl pyrophosphate synthase 10, mitochondrial-like isoform X2 — MDTREALVYTLISFFFSLQLLFWRFRPRYTEVTSTLRLNRHLNIRGARLTSPKSYKFEFMSYMANKAKSVNKALEEAVPFREPVLKIHEAMRYTLLSDGKRVRPMLCLAACELVGGHESTAMAAACGVEMLHASSLILDDLPCMDDDSLRRGKPTNHIVFGEGIAILASDALIALAVQKAATSTLMDVPPERVLRAVQEMVKAVGTEGLVAGQAADLAGEAVTGAIMGGGSDEEIEKLRSYARCIGLMFQVVDDVLDVTKSSEELGKTAGKDLIAGKLTYPRLMGMEKSREYAERLNREAREHLQGFDLDKVAPLLSLADYILNRQN; from the exons ATGGATACTCGAGAAGCTCTTGTTTACActctcatctccttcttcttctctctccaaCTCTTGTTCTGGAGATTCCGGCCACGTTACACTGAAGTTACGTCTACGTTGAGGCTGAACCGCCACCTTAACATCCGCGGCGCCCGTCTGACTTCTCCCAAGAGCTATAAGTTTGAGTTCATGTCTTATATGGCCAATAAGGCTAAGTCCGTCAATAAAGCACTAGAAGAGGCCGTTCCTTTCCGCGAGCCAGTACTCAAGATCCATGAGGCTATGAGGTATACGCTTCTCTCGGATGGCAAACGTGTAAGACCAATGCTTTGCTTAGCTGCATGCGAGCTCGTGGGTGGACATGAGTCAACCGCAATGGCCGCTGCATGTGGGGTTGAGATGCTCCACGCATCGTCTCTCATCCTAGACGACCTCCCTTGCATGGACGACGACAGCCTCCGCCGTGGGAAACCCACTAACCATATAGTCTTTGGAGAAGGTATAGCCATATTAGCTTCTGATGCGCTCATAGCTTTGGCTGTCCAAAAGGCCGCGACATCAACCTTAATGGACGTACCTCCAGAGAGGGTTCTCAGGGCCGTTCAGGAGATGGTGAAAGCAGTGGGGACGGAGGGGCTTGTTGCAGGTCAAGCGGCGGATTTGGCTGGAGAAG CTGTCACGGGAGCTATAATGGGAGGTGGGTCGGATGAAGAAATAGAGAAGCTTAGGAGTTACGCAAGATGCATTGGGTTGATGTTTCAGGTGGTGGATGATGTGCTTGATGTGACCAAGTCATCGGAGGAGTTGGGAAAGACTGCAGGTAAAGATTTGATCGCCGGAAAGCTAACGTACCCAAGACTGATGGGAATGGAAAAATCGAGGGAATATGCAGAGAGATTGAACAGAGAAGCTCGGGAACATCTTCAAGGGTTTGATTTAGACAAGGTGGCTCCTTTGTTGTCTCTCGCTGATTACATTCTCAACAGACAAAACTGA